In Fundulus heteroclitus isolate FHET01 chromosome 18, MU-UCD_Fhet_4.1, whole genome shotgun sequence, a single genomic region encodes these proteins:
- the LOC110368858 gene encoding uncharacterized protein LOC110368858 yields MINPQQQGELLLHDPPPVFGKPWYWQRSTSTMESTRSLAQVIMEMRDEIKKLEAENQELRGDCAPHSATAGEASAASTAGSEQAGILENPYGNLRRNVSAPVLEAQYKDSTAMTVRRYSTSSNHSGVTVREGRTDKNKQSNSGWDRLHEEIQHGDYLFGEAEKANNRHSLQNFVHKNRVKVKTVTFLLPVDDIYTSRPVLTKHQEEPKITGLASIAETDS; encoded by the exons ATGATAAACCCCCAGCAGCAAGGCGAGCTCCTCCTGCACGATCCCCCTCCGGTTTTTGGGAAGCCCTGGTACTGGCAGCGCAGCACCAGCACCATGGAGAGCACCCGCAGCCTTGCGCAGGTCATCATGGAGATGCGCGACGAGATCAAGAAGCTGGAAGCGGAGAACCAAGAGCTGCGGGGAGACTGCGCTCCGCATTCAGCGACGGCGGGAGAAGCCAGCGCGGCGTCCACCGCTGGAAGCGAGCAAGCGGGAATACTGGAAAACCCCTATGGGAACCTGAGACGGAACGTGTCTGCACCAGTCCTGGAGGCACAGTATAAag ACAGCACCGCCATGACTGTACGAAGGTACTCCACAAGCTCTAACCACTCCGGGGTGACCGTGAGAGAGGGAAGAACGGACAAGAACAAACAAAGTAACTCAGGATGGGACAGACTGCATGAAGAAATCCAGCATGGGGATTATTTGTTTGGAGAAGCAGAGAAAGCCAACAACCGGCACTCTTTGCAGAACTTCGTCCACAAAAACAG agTCAAGGTAAAAACTGTAACCTTTCTTCTACCTGTTGATGACATCTACACCAGCCGGCCCGTCCTGACCAAACACCAAGAGGAGCCCAAAATCACTGGCCTGGCTTCTATAGCTGAGACTGATTCTTGA